Proteins co-encoded in one Scyliorhinus torazame isolate Kashiwa2021f chromosome 31, sScyTor2.1, whole genome shotgun sequence genomic window:
- the LOC140404578 gene encoding BTB/POZ domain-containing protein KCTD11-like — translation MGNVFIDRDGKPFRHILNYLRSCHLDLPEGYKEMQLLKREADFYQIKPLLEELAGQERAQGYALLQCNILSQSQTVHFNQKQGPSTTTLSTCSLTVYRARLFCTCPGLLGLLCSRLGCPWPPQPAPDGPQRQPPCHLELHWGPRPAELPHGEYGRLGLHQLWAQGSRELRDGPAFVEELLEVALGAALQSDSLLPEPGDILNCTSLRFLRY, via the coding sequence ATGGGGAACGTCTTCATCGACAGGGACGGTAAGCCTTTCCGGCACATCCTGAACTACCTGAGGTCCTGCCACCTGGACCTGCCCGAGGGCTACAAGGAGAtgcagctgctgaagagggaggcggACTTCTACCAGATCAAACccctgctggaggagctggcggggcagGAGAGGGCCCAGGGTTATGCTCTCCTGCAATGCAACATCCTTTCCCAGTCGCAAACCGTTCACTTCAACCAGAAGCAAGGCCCCTCAACTACAACCCTGTCCACCTGCTCCCTGACCGTCTACCGGGCCCGCCTCTTCTGTACCTGCCCGGGGCTCCTGGGCCTGCTCTGCTCCAGGCTGGGGTGTCCCTGGCCCCCCCAGCCTGCCCCGGATGGCCCCCAGCGACAGCCCCCCTGCCACCTGGAGCTGCACTGGGGCCCGCGCCCCGCCGAGCTGCCCCACGGCGAGTACGGCAGGCTGGGCCTCCACCAGCTGTGGGCCCAGGGCTCGCGGGAGTTGAGGGACGGGCCGGCCTTCGTCGAGGAGTTGCTGGAGGTGGCGCTGGGGGCAGCGCTTCAGAGTGACAGCCTCCTGCCCGAGCCCGGGGACATCTTAAACTGCACCTCGCTGCGCTTCCTCAGGTACTGA
- the LOC140404819 gene encoding BTB/POZ domain-containing protein KCTD11-like, producing MLRTPSLEPVSLNVGGTLYTTSSETLTRFPDSMLGAMFRGQFASSRDQMGNVFIDRDGKPFRHILNYLRSCHLDLPEGYKEMQLLKREADFYQIKPLLEELAGRERAQGYALLQCNILSQSQTVHFNQKQGPLNYTLSTCSLTVYRARLFCTCPGLLGLLCSRLGCPWPPQPAPDGPQRQPPCHLELHWGPRPAELPHGEYGRLGLHQLWAQGSRELRDGPAFVEELLEVALGQRFRVDSLLPEPGDILNCTSLRFLRY from the coding sequence ATGCTGAGGACCCCCAGCCTGGAACCGGTCTCCCTGAACGTGGGGGGCACCCTCTACACCACCAGCAGCGAGACCCTGACCAGGTTCCCGGACTCCATGTTGGGGGCAATGTTCCGGGGTCAATTCGCCAGCAGCCGGGACCAGATGGGGAACGTCTTCATCGACAGGGACGGTAAGCCTTTCCGGCACATCCTGAACTACCTGAGGTCCTGCCACCTGGACCTGCCCGAGGGCTACAAGGAGAtgcagctgctgaagagggaggcggACTTCTACCAGATCAAACccctgctggaggagctggcggggcgggagagggcccagggtTATGCTCTCCTGCAATGCAACATCCTTTCCCAGTCGCAAACCGTTCACTTCAACCAGAAGCAAGGCCCCCTCAACTACACCCTGTCCACCTGCTCCCTGACCGTCTACCGGGCCCGCCTCTTCTGTACCTGCCCGGGGCTCCTGGGCCTGCTCTGCTCCAGGCTGGGGTGTCCCTGGCCCCCCCAGCCTGCCCCGGATGGCCCCCAGCGACAGCCCCCCTGCCACCTGGAGCTGCACTGGGGCCCGCGCCCCGCCGAGCTGCCCCACGGCGAGTACGGCAGGCTGGGCCTCCACCAGCTGTGGGCCCAGGGCTCGCGGGAGTTGAGGGACGGGCCGGCCTTCGTCGAGGAGTTGCTGGAGGTGGCGCTGGGGCAGCGCTTCCGAGTGGACAGCCTCCTGCCCGAGCCCGGGGACATCTTAAACTGCACCTCGCTGCGCTTCCTCAGGTACTGA